The proteins below come from a single Oncorhynchus keta strain PuntledgeMale-10-30-2019 chromosome 1, Oket_V2, whole genome shotgun sequence genomic window:
- the LOC118378074 gene encoding 60S ribosomal export protein NMD3 isoform X2, which translates to MEYMQAPATSSQGNILCCTCGIPIPPNPANMCVSCLRTTVDISEGIPKQVNLHFCKQCERYLQPPASWVQCALESRELLALCLKKLKGNMTKVRLIDAGFLWTEPHSKRIKLKVTIQKEVMNGAILQQVFVVEFVIQGQMCDDCHRVEAKDFWNSVVQVRQKTSHKKTFYYLEQLILKHKLHQNALNIKEIHEGIDFYYATKQHAQKMVDFLQCTVPCRSKTSQRLISHDIHSNTFNYKSTYSIEIVPVCKDNVVCLSPRLAQSLGNMGQVCVCARVTSTIHLIDPNTLQIAEVDGGTYWRNPFNSLVSPRQLEEFIVMDTDIIRNQKLGAGAGIRSNKHTLAEVWVQKTSEMDTAQQYHCRTHLGHLLNIGDLVQGFDFANSNVNDEFLNKMNPSHIPDVVLIKKSYNRSKRVKRRNWKLKEMDKDREGMAPEDERQYQDFLEDLEEDEALRKNVNIFRDASKIPVESDTDDEGAPRISLMEMLEDLSLTDATGGEGADMLTE; encoded by the exons ATGGAGTACATGCAAGCTCCTGCTACAAGCAGCCAGGGGAACAT CCTGTGCTGCACCTGTGGCATCCCCATCCCCCCAAACCCAGCCAACATGTGTGTGTCTTGCCTCCGGACCACAGTGGACATCTCTGAGGGAATCCCCAAGCAAGTCAATCTGCACTTCTGCAAGCAGTGTGAACG GTACTTGCAGCCTCCAGCCTCCTGGGTGCAGTGTGCTCTGGAGTCCAGGGAACTGCTCGCCCTCTGCCTTAAAAAACTGAAGGGCAACATGACCAAA GTGCGTCTGATCGATGCTGGATTCCTGTGGACGGAACCCCACTCCAAGCGGATCAAGTTGAAGGTGACCATACAGAAAGAG GTGATGAACGGAGCCATCCTGCAGCAGGTGTTTGTGGTGGAGTTTGTCATCCAGGGCCAGATGTGTGACGACTGCCACCGTGTCGAGGCCAAGGACTTCTGGAACTCTGTGGTGCAAGTCAGACAGAAG ACTTCTCACAAGAAGACCTTCTACTACCTGGAGCAGCTGATTCTCAAGCACAAACTCCATCAGAACGCACTCAACATCAAGGAGATCCATG agGGTATTGATTTCTACTATGCCACCAAGCAGCATGCTCAGAAGATGGTGGATTTCCTCCAGTGCACAGTCCCCTGCAG GTCGAAGACCTCCCAGCGCCTCATCTCCCACGACATCCACTCAAACACATTCAACTACAAGAGCACATACTCCATTGAGATCGTTCCTGTTTGCAAG GACAACGTGGTGTGTCTGTCGCCGCGTCTGGCTCAGAGCCTGGGGAACAtgggccaggtgtgtgtgtgcgcccgaGTCACCAGCACCATCCACCTCATTGACCCCAACACCCTGCAGA TCGCTGAGGTGGACGGGGGCACGTACTGGCGCAACCCCTTCAACAGCCTTGTTAGCCCACGGCAACTGGAGGAGTTCATCGTCATGGATACTGACATCATCAGGAACCAGAAGCTGGGGGCGGGAGCAGGCATAAGGTCCAATAAG CACACCCTGGCTGAGGTGTGGGTGCAGAAGACCTCAGAGATGGACACGGCTCAGCAGTACCACTGTCGCACCCACCTGGGCCACCTGCTCAACATAGGAGACCTGGTTCAGGG CTTTGACTTTGCCAATTCCAACGTTAATGATGAGTTTCTGAACAAGATGAACCCGAGTCATATTCCTGATGTG GTGCTAATCAAGAAGAGCTACAACCGCAGCAAGAGGGTGAAGCGCAGGAACTGGAAGCTGAAAGAGATGGACAAAGATAGAGAGGGCATGGCGCCTGAAGATGAGAg aCAATACCAGGACTTCCTAGAGGACCTGGAGGAGGACGAAGCCCTGAGAAAGAACGTCAACATCTTCCGAG ATGCGTCTAAGATCCCAGTGGAGAGTGATACGGATGACGAGGGCGCCCCTCGGATCTCTCTGATGGAGATGCTGGAGGACCTCAGCCTGACAGACGCCACCGGGGGAGAGGGAGCCGACATGCTAACCGAATAG
- the LOC118378074 gene encoding 60S ribosomal export protein NMD3 isoform X1, with amino-acid sequence MDKIVVVKRGGPQRGLEKHSANLTTIPTPFIMEYMQAPATSSQGNILCCTCGIPIPPNPANMCVSCLRTTVDISEGIPKQVNLHFCKQCERYLQPPASWVQCALESRELLALCLKKLKGNMTKVRLIDAGFLWTEPHSKRIKLKVTIQKEVMNGAILQQVFVVEFVIQGQMCDDCHRVEAKDFWNSVVQVRQKTSHKKTFYYLEQLILKHKLHQNALNIKEIHEGIDFYYATKQHAQKMVDFLQCTVPCRSKTSQRLISHDIHSNTFNYKSTYSIEIVPVCKDNVVCLSPRLAQSLGNMGQVCVCARVTSTIHLIDPNTLQIAEVDGGTYWRNPFNSLVSPRQLEEFIVMDTDIIRNQKLGAGAGIRSNKHTLAEVWVQKTSEMDTAQQYHCRTHLGHLLNIGDLVQGFDFANSNVNDEFLNKMNPSHIPDVVLIKKSYNRSKRVKRRNWKLKEMDKDREGMAPEDERQYQDFLEDLEEDEALRKNVNIFRDASKIPVESDTDDEGAPRISLMEMLEDLSLTDATGGEGADMLTE; translated from the exons ATGGATAAG ATTGTGGTGGTGAAACGTGGAGGTCCGCAACGTGGCTTGGAAAAACATTCTGCAA ATCTCACTACAATACCCACACCATTTATAATGGAGTACATGCAAGCTCCTGCTACAAGCAGCCAGGGGAACAT CCTGTGCTGCACCTGTGGCATCCCCATCCCCCCAAACCCAGCCAACATGTGTGTGTCTTGCCTCCGGACCACAGTGGACATCTCTGAGGGAATCCCCAAGCAAGTCAATCTGCACTTCTGCAAGCAGTGTGAACG GTACTTGCAGCCTCCAGCCTCCTGGGTGCAGTGTGCTCTGGAGTCCAGGGAACTGCTCGCCCTCTGCCTTAAAAAACTGAAGGGCAACATGACCAAA GTGCGTCTGATCGATGCTGGATTCCTGTGGACGGAACCCCACTCCAAGCGGATCAAGTTGAAGGTGACCATACAGAAAGAG GTGATGAACGGAGCCATCCTGCAGCAGGTGTTTGTGGTGGAGTTTGTCATCCAGGGCCAGATGTGTGACGACTGCCACCGTGTCGAGGCCAAGGACTTCTGGAACTCTGTGGTGCAAGTCAGACAGAAG ACTTCTCACAAGAAGACCTTCTACTACCTGGAGCAGCTGATTCTCAAGCACAAACTCCATCAGAACGCACTCAACATCAAGGAGATCCATG agGGTATTGATTTCTACTATGCCACCAAGCAGCATGCTCAGAAGATGGTGGATTTCCTCCAGTGCACAGTCCCCTGCAG GTCGAAGACCTCCCAGCGCCTCATCTCCCACGACATCCACTCAAACACATTCAACTACAAGAGCACATACTCCATTGAGATCGTTCCTGTTTGCAAG GACAACGTGGTGTGTCTGTCGCCGCGTCTGGCTCAGAGCCTGGGGAACAtgggccaggtgtgtgtgtgcgcccgaGTCACCAGCACCATCCACCTCATTGACCCCAACACCCTGCAGA TCGCTGAGGTGGACGGGGGCACGTACTGGCGCAACCCCTTCAACAGCCTTGTTAGCCCACGGCAACTGGAGGAGTTCATCGTCATGGATACTGACATCATCAGGAACCAGAAGCTGGGGGCGGGAGCAGGCATAAGGTCCAATAAG CACACCCTGGCTGAGGTGTGGGTGCAGAAGACCTCAGAGATGGACACGGCTCAGCAGTACCACTGTCGCACCCACCTGGGCCACCTGCTCAACATAGGAGACCTGGTTCAGGG CTTTGACTTTGCCAATTCCAACGTTAATGATGAGTTTCTGAACAAGATGAACCCGAGTCATATTCCTGATGTG GTGCTAATCAAGAAGAGCTACAACCGCAGCAAGAGGGTGAAGCGCAGGAACTGGAAGCTGAAAGAGATGGACAAAGATAGAGAGGGCATGGCGCCTGAAGATGAGAg aCAATACCAGGACTTCCTAGAGGACCTGGAGGAGGACGAAGCCCTGAGAAAGAACGTCAACATCTTCCGAG ATGCGTCTAAGATCCCAGTGGAGAGTGATACGGATGACGAGGGCGCCCCTCGGATCTCTCTGATGGAGATGCTGGAGGACCTCAGCCTGACAGACGCCACCGGGGGAGAGGGAGCCGACATGCTAACCGAATAG